The Verrucomicrobiota bacterium region GCTACGACATCACTCACTGTATTACCTGGCAGCAAAGTTGGTAATATACTCAGATTCACGAAAGACGGAGCGCGAATCTTGAGCCGGTGCGGAACACCTCCGCCCTTACTGCTTATGAAAAAGCCAAGTTCACCCTTGGGATTTTCTGCTCCAAAATACACTTCTCCCACTGGTGCATCCATCCCCTGAGTAACAATCATAAACTGCTGTATGAGCTCTTCCATCTTTGTCAAAACTTCTTCCTTTTCTGGAAGAATATTCTTAGGATCTTCCACATAGATGGGGCCATCTGGTAAATGCTTAATGGCCTGCTCTAAAATTCTCACACTCTGACGCACCTCTTCCATGCGAACAAGGTAGCGATCATAAGCATCACCCACAGACCCCAAAGGAACTTCAAAGTCGTAATTTTCATAACCCAAGTAAGGCTTGTGTTTACGTAAATCATAGTCGACCCCAGAACCACGTAAATTTGGACCTGTTAAACCATAGCTAATTGCATCCTCGCGAGAGATTACGGCAATGTCTCTAGTCCTATCAACGAAGATACGGTTCTTCGTCAATAAGTTATCGATTTCATCGATGCGATCCGGCATTTGTTTAACAAAGGCTTTTAACTGATCAATCCAACCCTCAGGCAAGTCTCTGGATAAGCCTCCAACCCTCGTATAGGAGGTGGTGAAGCGTGCACCTGTAAGTGCTTCAATTAAATTGTAAGCCTTTTCTCTTTCAGTGAAGGTGTAGAGAAAGACAGTCATGGCACCACAATCCATTCCATAGCAACCAATTCCCAACCAATGCGCTGAAATTCTAGCTAACTCACAACAGATTACTCTAATAGCCTTGGCACGCTCAGGCAGCTCATAGCCAAACAACTTCTCTACTGCACACGTATAAGCGACATTGTTGGCTAATGGAGCTAAATAATCCAAACGGTCTGTATAAGGAATAAACTGAGTCCATGTCATGTTTTCAGCGATTTTTTCATCGCCCCGATGAAGATACCCCACATCAGGCATCGCCTTGGTAATGATTTCGCCATCCAACTCTAGCACAATACGCAAAACTCCATGAGTCGCTGGGTGGCTCGGCCCCATATTGAGAACTAACTTATCGCCAGCCAGGTCCGATTGATCCTCCAATTGCTGAGAAGCAGTAGTAGCTGTATCTGGCACTTCTATTTCTGTAACATCTCTGGGCATCTTCTTATTATAAACAATCCGATTATTGGATATCTGGGGCTTTCGACCTGGGCTCACGATCTTTAGTTAAATCCGCAGATGAAGTTACAAATGGCCCACCTTCTAGCGGAGCCGGACGACTAAATGCAATATCAGGCATATCTGTTTCCTTACCTTCTAGAGGAAACTCCTTGCGCAACGGGAAAAATGGGTAGCCATCCCACATCAAAATGCGACGCAAATCAGGATGTCCTTGGAACTTAATGCCCATCATGTCATAGACCTCGCGTTCATGCCAATTAGCTGTTTTCCACTCGCCTACGACTGTTGGCAGGACTGCGTCATCTTCACTAATCGGCACCTTCACCCGCAAATGTTGCTGAGTCTCCAAACAACAAAGCTCATAGACTACTTCAAATCGAGGATCTTCACCATAATTGTCAATCGAGCAAATATCTAGCAGCATATCAAAGCCACTTTCTGCTTTTAATGTCTTCATGACTTCTAAGAAAATGTCTTTGGGGACAGTCCAACTCATTTCTTCACGAAACTCCGGATGCACTTTAATTTTCCGAGGGAATTTTTCCTTCATGGCCTTGGTTAATTCACTCAGATCGCTCATCACTAATCAGGCTACTACTGTTTTCTTTTGCTCTTTCAAAGACTTCTCATTCATGATCTCGTTTTGCAATTTCATGAGACCTTCAAGTAATGCTTCAGGGCGCGGTGGACAACCAGAAATGTAAACATCTACTGGCAATAAACGGTCGATTCCCTGCAAAACTGCATAGCTCCTGTACATGCCTCCAGAACTTGCACAAGCACCCATAGCAATTACCCATTTAGGGTCTGGCATTTGGTCATAAATGCGCTTGGTAGCTAAAGCCATCTTGTAAGTCACAGTTCCCGCCACTATTAGTAAGTCTGACTGTCTTGGGGAAAACCGCATCACTTCAGCCCCGAATCTTGCAATATCGAAACGTGAGGATGCTGTCGCCATCAACTCAATCGCACAGCATGCTAACCCCATCGGCATAGGCCAAAGCGAATTCTTGCGCATCCAATTTATGGATGCATCTAGGCTGGTAAGAATGATATTGCCTTCCACCTTAGAATTGTAATTCATCTCGGTGTGTGATCCCATATAGGTGAAAGTAAATCAGCCCTTCATCAGATCAAGGGAATTATGAATAAAATACTCTCTTTTTTTCTCTCTTTTCAATATACGTTTTATGATTAATTTTACTAAAATAGTCATTAATCTTACTTATTCTAGTAAATGCTTACCTTAAAACAAGGGAGCCTGGGGTTATTCACTATTGATTTTACCTGAATTATGCAATAGAAATTAGGTGGGATGCAGAAAGATTTGAGCTACAAAAAAGAGAATGGAGGAAGATCTATGAAAAGAGCTCATACCTCTAGTAGCCTCTATGCTTCTTGGGGCCAAGATCTTGCACTGATCTTCAAATCTCTGTAGCATCATTAGGATCTTATTAAAAATTTGGGAATTTATAGTCTTGCCAATTCTCTAAAATCAACAGCTATGGAAACCAATCACTTAGAATCAGCCGTCAAGGAACGTTATGGAAAAGCCGCGCATGAGCAAGAAGCTTCGCTCTGTTGCCCCGTTTCATATAATCAAGAATATCTAAAGGTCATACCTCAGGAAGTCATCGAACGTGATTATGGCTGTGGAGATCCCTCTCAGTATGTTAACCCAGGGGAAACTGTTTTAGATTTAGGTTCCGGCACAGGAAAGATCTGCTTTATTGCCTCCCAGGTTGTAGGCCCTGAGGGCAAGGTTATAGGCGTCGACATGACTGACGAAATGTTGGGTATAGCTCGCCGGAATGCTCCCGTTATTGCCGAAAAAATAGGCTATGCTAACGTAGAATTTCGTAAAGGCCGCATTCAGGACTTGTCGCTAAACATTGAGCTGCTTGATCAAGAGCTCAAGAAAAAACCTATTACCGATGCTAATGCATTCCTAAGGGCAGATGAAACTACTGACGAGTTGCGCTTGAAGAAACCCTTGGTAGAAAGTGATAGCGTTGATGTTGTCGTGTCCAATTGCGTACTCAACTTAGTCGACTCACACCACAAACGCCAAATGTTTGATGAAATTTTTAGAGTCCTGAAGAAAGGTGGAAGAGCCGTTATTTCAGATATCGTATCGGATGAGACCGTGCCTAGGAACATGCAAGACGACCCCGAGTTATGGTCAGGCTGCATCTCTGGAGCGCTTACGGAAGAAGAATTCTTACAGGCCTTTGTTGATGCAGGATTTTATGGAGTGCAAGTCCTAAAATTTGACAAAGATCCTTGGCAGACTGTCAACGGCATTGAATTCCGCTCGCTAACACTTGAGGCTTACAAAGGCAAGCAAGGTCCCTGCTACGAGCGCAATCAGGCTGTCATTTATAAAGGGCCTTTTGCTGAAGTGCTTGATGACGATGGCCATCGACTAAAGCGCGGCGTGCGCTACGCTGTCTGCGACAAGACGTTCAACCTCTACAAGAAATCTCCCTACGCCAGTTCCTTCGAATTCATTGAGCCTTTGCAAAATATAAAGCTTGAAGACGCCAAAATTTTCGATTGCAGCGGTCCCTCGGCTCGTCGTAGAGATCCCAGAGAAACCAAGGGCCGAGACTACAACGCAACGAAGGAAAACTCACAATATTGTAATGGAGGAAATGGGGCTTCTAATTCCTGCTGCTGATATGCGGGCTAGTGACCCATTCCTTACCACTCTCAAAGAACATCACTCGACACTAGATCGAAGTCGAACAGAAATACTTCAGATCAATGTAGGAAAGCTTTGTAATATCACCTGTGTCCATTGCCATGTCAATGCAGGACCTGCTCGCAAGGAAATCATCA contains the following coding sequences:
- the nuoD gene encoding NADH dehydrogenase (quinone) subunit D: MPRDVTEIEVPDTATTASQQLEDQSDLAGDKLVLNMGPSHPATHGVLRIVLELDGEIITKAMPDVGYLHRGDEKIAENMTWTQFIPYTDRLDYLAPLANNVAYTCAVEKLFGYELPERAKAIRVICCELARISAHWLGIGCYGMDCGAMTVFLYTFTEREKAYNLIEALTGARFTTSYTRVGGLSRDLPEGWIDQLKAFVKQMPDRIDEIDNLLTKNRIFVDRTRDIAVISREDAISYGLTGPNLRGSGVDYDLRKHKPYLGYENYDFEVPLGSVGDAYDRYLVRMEEVRQSVRILEQAIKHLPDGPIYVEDPKNILPEKEEVLTKMEELIQQFMIVTQGMDAPVGEVYFGAENPKGELGFFISSKGGGVPHRLKIRAPSFVNLSILPTLLPGNTVSDVVAILGSLDFVMGECDR
- a CDS encoding NADH-quinone oxidoreductase subunit C: MSDLSELTKAMKEKFPRKIKVHPEFREEMSWTVPKDIFLEVMKTLKAESGFDMLLDICSIDNYGEDPRFEVVYELCCLETQQHLRVKVPISEDDAVLPTVVGEWKTANWHEREVYDMMGIKFQGHPDLRRILMWDGYPFFPLRKEFPLEGKETDMPDIAFSRPAPLEGGPFVTSSADLTKDREPRSKAPDIQ
- the nuoB gene encoding NADH-quinone oxidoreductase subunit NuoB is translated as MNYNSKVEGNIILTSLDASINWMRKNSLWPMPMGLACCAIELMATASSRFDIARFGAEVMRFSPRQSDLLIVAGTVTYKMALATKRIYDQMPDPKWVIAMGACASSGGMYRSYAVLQGIDRLLPVDVYISGCPPRPEALLEGLMKLQNEIMNEKSLKEQKKTVVA
- a CDS encoding methyltransferase domain-containing protein; this translates as METNHLESAVKERYGKAAHEQEASLCCPVSYNQEYLKVIPQEVIERDYGCGDPSQYVNPGETVLDLGSGTGKICFIASQVVGPEGKVIGVDMTDEMLGIARRNAPVIAEKIGYANVEFRKGRIQDLSLNIELLDQELKKKPITDANAFLRADETTDELRLKKPLVESDSVDVVVSNCVLNLVDSHHKRQMFDEIFRVLKKGGRAVISDIVSDETVPRNMQDDPELWSGCISGALTEEEFLQAFVDAGFYGVQVLKFDKDPWQTVNGIEFRSLTLEAYKGKQGPCYERNQAVIYKGPFAEVLDDDGHRLKRGVRYAVCDKTFNLYKKSPYASSFEFIEPLQNIKLEDAKIFDCSGPSARRRDPRETKGRDYNATKENSQYCNGGNGASNSCC